The region GCGCCGCCGCGAGAAGGTCCTCGCCGCGTTCCACGCCGCCCGCGACGACCTCGGTGACGGTCGCGCGCAGCGGGTAACGGTACTGGCGGATCAGGACCGCCTCGCCCGCTGCGGTGACGGGCAGCACGAACACCGCGCGCGGCCCGCGCGGCCGGTACTGGTAGGTGGTCTCCACGCCGCTGGGGAGGCGCACGCGGTCCTCGAACACCGTGCGGAACCCCGACACGATCTGCCGGGACTCCAGCGTCGCCCACGGCTGCGTGTCATCCTCGACCAGCGCCGCCCAGTTCGGATGAATCATGCCCGCAGGCTACCAGACCACCCGTTCAACGCAGCTGACGCCGCGAGAGCCGCCAGCCCACCGACCGCGACGCGCGGATCAGCGTGGGCGTGGGCAGCACCACGCGCGGCGTCCACCACGTCTGCGCCGCCTTGTGCAGCGCCCAGCCGCCCCCCAGCGTCACCGCGGCATGCTGCGCCAGCCCGTCCCGGGAGCGCCACAGCAGCACCGTGCCCGGCTGACCGTCCCGCCCGCCGGGCCGGGTGCGCTCATGCAGGAACGCCTCGAACGGCTCGCGCTGCATCCACTCGGCCGCCGCACCGGGCACCCCTGCCGCGCCCATCACGGTCCCGAAACAGTTCCCCGCGCTGCCCCGCGGGAACGAACCCGCCAGCGCCCGCGCGCCCGGCAGGACCTCCCGCGCCGCGCGCCACACCTCCGGCGGCAACTCCGACCGCTGACAGGGCACGCCCGACGCCGCGACGACCCGCGCCAGCACCCCGGCGGTCAGCTGCTCATACGGATTCCGTCTGTTTCGTTGACAACCCGGAACCACACCGGGTTGCCAACTCCACGCCCGGAACCCGTTTCGCTCCTGCTCGCTCCGCTCGGGTTGAAAGTTTTTGCAAACCTTTCAACCGGAGTCCGTCTCGGGCCGCCACAGGAACCGGCCCGGCGGCAGGCCCAGCTCCGGGAAGGCGCGGCCCAGCGGCACGTTCCCCCGCCCATGGCGCACCTGCGCGCGCAGCAGCGCCCGGCGCGACGCGGGCGGCAGGGCGTCCACGTCCGCCAGGGTCAGCCACGCCACCCGGTCCGCCCCCGGGGCGATATTCCACTCGGTGATGGTGTCGCGTTCCTCTGGGGTCAGGGTCAGCCCGGCGCGCGGCACCGTGTCCAGACCAAGCGCCTCCGCCTCGGCTGCGGTCAGGTAGAACGGCTGCCGCGCCGGGGCCAGCCAGCCGCGCCACGCCGCCAGCAGCGCGGCGTCCACCGGGATGTTCAGGACGTTCAAGAGCTCAGCAGCTCCGCCGCTTCCTCCGGCAGGCCCAGGTCCGTGTCCGGCCCCGCCGGGTACGGGAAGCCCAGCACGCGCCCCATCGTCAGGAGCTGGCCCTTGTGGTGGAACTCGTGCGTGAGGGGATGCATCACCAGCCAGCGGCCCGTGACCTCCAGTTCTCGGTCCCCAAAGGGCACGCGGCGCGGCTCGTCCGGGCTGACGAAGGCATCCAGCGCCCGGTCCACCAGGGCGTCCACGTCCGCGAAGGCGGCGCGCAGGGCCGCCACGTCGGGCAGGGCCCGCGCGTCCAGCCGCGTGACCGGGTCGCCCAGGCCGCGCGCCGCGATCCACATGCGGTAGCAGTCCGCGACGTGCACCTGCACGTTCCGCAGACTGCCGAACGCGAACTCCGGGCGTTCCAGGGTGTACACGTCGCCCGGCACAGTCTCCAGCCACGCCAGCAGGCGCTCGCGGCCCACGCGGGCCCAGGCGTACGCAGCGCGCAGATCGGCATTCAGTGCGGTCATGCGCGCAGTCTCCCCCACCCCGGCGGGCGGGCACATCCGCCAGATGGACACCCGCCCCCAGGACCGGGGTGGGTCATACGGATTCCGTCTGTTTCGTTCACAACCGGGTTGTCAGCTCCACGCCCGGAGGGGCGTTTCGCTCCTGCCCGCTCTGCCGCGCTGCGCTCCGAGTCCGCTCGGGTTGAACGTTGTTGCACACCGTTCAACCGGAGTCCGTGTCAGCGGTGGCCGCGCCGGGGGGCGTCCGGGCTGGGGGCGCCCTGCAGCACCTCGCGTTCCACCTTCTTCCAGAAGCCGAAGAAGCGCCGCACCGGCCCGTCGTACGACGTCAGGCGTTCGGGCTCGTGCACGACCACCCGCAGGTCCGGGTGCGCCGCGCGTACGCCCGCGAGGATGCGCGTGAATTCCGGCGTGAAGTTCCGCGTGACGTGCAGTTCCCCCGCCCCGTACGCGCGGGCGAACGCCGCGAGTTCCCCGGCGACCGCGCCCACC is a window of Deinococcus grandis DNA encoding:
- a CDS encoding NUDIX domain-containing protein, which translates into the protein MIHPNWAALVEDDTQPWATLESRQIVSGFRTVFEDRVRLPSGVETTYQYRPRGPRAVFVLPVTAAGEAVLIRQYRYPLRATVTEVVAGGVERGEDLLAAAQRELHEEVGGVAAEWVPLPGFYPQPSISGVIFYPFLALGVTLGDMHHEDTETIERVVVPLAEAYRRLDAGEILDGSSSLAMWHARAVLAGRGLL
- a CDS encoding DinB family protein — encoded protein: MTALNADLRAAYAWARVGRERLLAWLETVPGDVYTLERPEFAFGSLRNVQVHVADCYRMWIAARGLGDPVTRLDARALPDVAALRAAFADVDALVDRALDAFVSPDEPRRVPFGDRELEVTGRWLVMHPLTHEFHHKGQLLTMGRVLGFPYPAGPDTDLGLPEEAAELLSS